The Microbacterium luteum genome includes a region encoding these proteins:
- a CDS encoding polysaccharide biosynthesis tyrosine autokinase — translation MELRDYLRILRAHWMGVALLTILGLAVALGWSLLQPRMYTASTSGYVTAQEYAQSSGGGSPLVGDQLARSKVTSYLDMGTWRVVAEYAIDELGLETAPESLVHRIDVSNPLDTVVIHVDATASSPEAARDLAEAWIRGMTAAIDQIEGDGTPGSAAVTLIPGDSAVLPTSPSSPNIELNVALGGLIGLALGIGYAVLRSVLDRRVRSADDIERETDASVVGTLPLERDLDNHREVLSFATPDARAPRTALTEAMRELRTNLRFMDVDNPPRSIVVTSPLPGDGKSTTAANLAMSLAAAGERVAFVDADLRRPVVASLFGLPEGAGLTDVLSGRARVQDVAHTVGADRNLLVLPAGRIPPNPSEVLGSQRMRELVEMLTTHGLVIIDTPPTLLVSDAAVLSASTDGALVVVSAGRSTFEMLEKSLENISRVNGRVLGVVLNKMPRRRGAQDYYGYAPATGTEPENASAAPHGWTVVSGVGGAAPRSNRRPGV, via the coding sequence GTGGAACTCCGTGACTACCTGCGCATTCTGCGCGCGCACTGGATGGGCGTCGCGCTGCTGACGATCCTCGGACTCGCCGTCGCGCTCGGGTGGAGCCTCCTTCAGCCGCGCATGTACACCGCGAGCACCAGCGGGTACGTCACCGCACAGGAGTACGCACAGAGTTCCGGCGGTGGATCGCCGCTCGTCGGCGACCAGCTCGCCCGCAGCAAGGTCACCTCATACCTCGACATGGGCACGTGGCGGGTCGTCGCGGAGTATGCGATCGACGAGCTCGGGCTGGAGACGGCCCCGGAATCGCTCGTGCACCGCATCGACGTCTCGAACCCGCTCGACACCGTCGTCATCCACGTCGACGCCACGGCCTCGTCCCCCGAGGCGGCCCGCGATCTCGCCGAGGCCTGGATCCGCGGAATGACCGCCGCGATCGACCAGATCGAGGGCGACGGCACCCCCGGATCCGCCGCCGTCACCCTCATCCCCGGCGACTCCGCCGTGCTCCCGACCTCGCCATCGTCGCCGAACATCGAACTCAACGTCGCCCTCGGCGGCCTCATCGGCCTCGCCCTCGGCATCGGGTATGCAGTGCTGCGCAGCGTGCTCGACCGCCGCGTGCGATCGGCCGACGACATCGAGCGCGAAACCGACGCATCCGTGGTGGGCACCCTCCCCCTCGAGCGCGACCTCGACAATCACCGCGAGGTGCTCTCGTTCGCCACACCCGACGCCCGCGCACCCCGCACGGCGCTCACCGAGGCGATGCGCGAACTGCGCACCAACCTGCGCTTCATGGACGTCGACAACCCACCGCGCTCGATCGTGGTGACCAGTCCCCTCCCCGGTGACGGCAAGTCGACGACCGCCGCCAACCTCGCCATGAGCCTCGCCGCCGCCGGCGAGCGCGTCGCCTTCGTCGACGCCGACCTGCGACGCCCCGTCGTCGCGAGTCTGTTCGGCCTGCCCGAGGGCGCCGGCCTCACCGACGTGCTCTCCGGCCGGGCGCGCGTGCAGGATGTCGCCCACACCGTCGGCGCCGATCGCAACCTGCTCGTGCTGCCGGCCGGGCGCATCCCGCCGAACCCGAGCGAGGTTCTCGGCTCCCAGCGCATGCGGGAGCTCGTCGAGATGCTCACCACGCACGGGCTGGTCATCATCGACACCCCACCGACCCTTCTCGTCAGTGACGCCGCCGTGCTGAGCGCATCGACCGACGGCGCCCTCGTGGTCGTGTCGGCTGGACGCAGCACGTTCGAGATGCTGGAGAAGTCCCTCGAGAACATCTCGCGCGTCAACGGCCGGGTGCTCGGCGTCGTGCTCAACAAGATGCCGCGGCGGCGCGGCGCGCAGGACTACTACGGCTACGCCCCGGCGACCGGCACCGAGCCCGAGAACGCGTCAGCAGCTCCCCACGGCTGGACGGTCGTCAGTGGGGTGGGTGGCGCCGCACCGCGCTCGAATCGCCGCCCCGGCGTGTAA
- a CDS encoding alpha/beta hydrolase family protein, producing MQPTSLRRRSRRFPATAVRGAIVVGAVMSVMTLAGCADTPPPEPTPTLSSAPTTPPVDTSSVRTLIDSERSTPDLVVGEPAETVGGESAVQVSYDSGGANVTGVLRIPDADGPVPIVVVVHGSVDPEDYETGRDLVPEQRALLDAGFAVFATDMRGYAGSDSADTAANLTIDPGFGWSTVLDWGMALDVVNALEIARSGQIDGVDPDAVGLLGHSLGGLLALDAAVISPGASDLVIAMSAPASDLGEALGQVAEDDPDLADELAAEGIGLPAEDPEYWADISPATFFDRATAPLLLLHGSADDVAPATWAQQTADAWTATGGTAEVVVLDGGDHHLEPRRSEGDDIIVAAFDAVLR from the coding sequence GTGCAGCCGACGTCTCTCCGCCGCCGGTCGCGGCGATTCCCCGCCACCGCTGTCCGCGGGGCGATCGTCGTGGGGGCGGTGATGAGCGTGATGACTCTGGCCGGGTGCGCGGACACCCCGCCACCCGAGCCCACGCCGACGCTGAGCAGCGCACCGACGACGCCGCCCGTCGACACGAGCAGTGTGCGGACGCTCATCGACAGCGAGCGCTCGACACCCGACCTCGTCGTGGGTGAACCGGCTGAGACCGTCGGCGGGGAGAGCGCGGTGCAGGTGTCATACGACAGTGGCGGCGCGAACGTCACCGGCGTGCTCCGCATCCCCGACGCGGACGGACCGGTTCCGATCGTCGTCGTGGTGCACGGCAGCGTCGACCCGGAGGACTACGAGACCGGGCGCGATCTCGTCCCGGAACAGCGAGCGCTGCTCGACGCCGGATTCGCCGTCTTCGCCACCGACATGCGCGGCTATGCCGGATCCGATTCGGCCGACACCGCGGCGAACCTCACCATCGATCCGGGCTTCGGCTGGTCGACGGTGCTCGACTGGGGCATGGCGCTCGATGTCGTGAACGCGCTCGAGATCGCCCGAAGCGGGCAGATCGACGGCGTGGATCCCGATGCCGTCGGTCTGCTGGGGCATTCCCTCGGCGGTCTTCTCGCTCTGGATGCGGCCGTGATCTCGCCGGGCGCGTCGGACCTGGTCATCGCGATGAGCGCACCGGCATCCGACCTCGGTGAGGCCCTGGGTCAGGTCGCCGAAGACGACCCCGACCTCGCGGACGAACTCGCCGCCGAGGGCATCGGCCTGCCGGCCGAGGACCCGGAGTACTGGGCCGACATCTCACCGGCCACGTTCTTCGACCGAGCGACCGCGCCCTTGCTGCTGCTGCACGGATCGGCCGACGACGTCGCTCCCGCGACGTGGGCGCAACAGACCGCCGATGCGTGGACGGCCACGGGCGGCACCGCCGAGGTCGTGGTTCTCGACGGGGGCGACCACCACCTCGAGCCGCGCCGCAGCGAGGGAGACGACATCATCGTCGCTGCTTTCGACGCCGTGCTGCGCTGA
- a CDS encoding glycosyltransferase — translation MDRPRVAVIVRYGLNPNAWEERHRRGEVADRTPYGYHLAESAFDLEWSTDRIEGATARWWRMTVKRVLGFDFIHVWRNRDAIARADAVWTHTEREHLAVALLKLLRPHRYRAASIAQSVWLWDLWPELSGIRTRFFRHLLRRHAVEIVLSRINRDDAQHLAPGRTVLRVPFGTHFADAGEPGERAEPRVVVVGNDRHRDWDLMAGVARAMPGVAVDVISLSDEVRALDWAPNVTVRSLRQADLLRSLYRSATVVALPLHANRHASGCTVAIEALSAGVPVVATDAGGIDEYLDGSVHSTLVPRGDLDAFTAAIAVLTREGAREDASVPRHRGLGEADYIARLVAITHAVLAGRPVDPAVEEFQTMSSADDPEPAR, via the coding sequence ATGGATCGGCCGCGTGTTGCGGTGATCGTTCGGTACGGACTGAATCCGAACGCCTGGGAAGAGCGCCATCGGCGCGGTGAGGTCGCGGACAGAACGCCGTACGGATACCACCTCGCCGAGTCGGCCTTCGACCTGGAGTGGTCGACCGACCGCATCGAGGGCGCCACGGCCCGGTGGTGGCGCATGACCGTGAAACGCGTGCTCGGGTTCGACTTCATCCACGTGTGGCGCAACCGAGACGCGATCGCCCGGGCCGACGCGGTGTGGACGCACACCGAGCGGGAGCACCTCGCCGTCGCCCTCCTCAAGCTGCTGCGACCTCACCGATATCGCGCGGCGAGCATCGCGCAGTCGGTCTGGCTGTGGGACCTGTGGCCCGAGCTGTCCGGCATCCGCACCCGCTTCTTCCGCCACCTGCTTCGCCGGCACGCCGTCGAGATCGTGCTGAGCCGCATCAACCGCGACGACGCCCAGCACCTCGCGCCCGGCCGCACGGTGCTGCGCGTTCCCTTCGGTACCCACTTCGCCGACGCGGGCGAGCCGGGCGAACGTGCCGAGCCTCGCGTCGTGGTGGTCGGCAACGACCGGCACCGCGACTGGGACCTCATGGCCGGCGTCGCGCGCGCGATGCCCGGCGTGGCCGTCGATGTCATCTCACTGTCGGATGAGGTGCGCGCCCTCGACTGGGCACCCAACGTCACCGTTCGAAGCCTTCGGCAGGCCGACCTGCTCCGCAGCCTGTATCGCTCGGCGACCGTGGTCGCCCTGCCGCTCCACGCGAACCGGCACGCCTCCGGCTGCACCGTCGCGATCGAAGCCCTGTCCGCGGGTGTGCCCGTGGTGGCCACGGACGCCGGAGGCATCGACGAATACCTCGACGGCAGCGTGCACAGCACGCTCGTCCCCCGCGGCGACCTCGACGCGTTCACCGCCGCGATCGCCGTGCTCACGCGCGAGGGCGCCCGGGAGGACGCCTCCGTCCCCCGCCATCGCGGTCTCGGGGAGGCCGACTACATCGCACGGCTGGTCGCCATCACCCACGCCGTCCTCGCCGGGCGGCCCGTCGACCCGGCCGTCGAGGAGTTCCAGACGATGAGCAGCGCCGACGATCCGGAGCCGGCGCGATGA
- a CDS encoding glycosyltransferase: protein MTLAASSPLPPGMSHRARDFVFTFSYESYADAHKRGMMRPPDRLVSTLIDSPEVRRVLVADPFRSWITSWVRALVDIRHRARETDKFRHVSPMRIARADPVHVDDVAAVYRDYERIVRRAAEAAQLEQPAFVTASPLVGGFTDLDWTGGALYYARDDWLSSPARRRYWPAYREAYRRIAASGRAVAAVSQEIIDRIEPTGPHRVVPNGIEPREWLGPQPTTPDWLTRIPGPRAAYLGTLDSRLDIDGLETLAVARPDLHIVLIGPVPDPTYIRSLRGRPNIHIRGEVRRHEVVAVLRNVELTLLAHRRTPLTEAMSPLKVYEYLAAGRPVLATDLRPVRGLGDRVLLAESVSDFVDLLDPALGIGLQEEPARASYIAANAWTARHREILSLLGG from the coding sequence GTGACGCTCGCCGCATCCTCTCCCCTCCCGCCCGGCATGTCCCACCGGGCGCGCGACTTCGTCTTCACGTTCTCGTACGAGTCCTACGCCGACGCACACAAGCGCGGGATGATGCGCCCGCCCGATCGCCTGGTGTCGACGCTCATCGACAGCCCCGAGGTGCGTCGTGTGCTCGTCGCCGATCCCTTCCGCTCGTGGATCACCAGCTGGGTGCGAGCGCTCGTCGACATCCGCCACCGGGCGCGCGAGACCGACAAGTTCCGGCACGTCAGCCCGATGCGCATCGCGCGCGCCGATCCGGTGCACGTCGATGACGTGGCCGCGGTGTACCGGGACTACGAGCGCATCGTGCGGCGCGCGGCGGAGGCTGCCCAACTCGAGCAGCCGGCGTTCGTGACGGCCAGTCCCCTCGTCGGCGGCTTCACCGACCTCGACTGGACCGGCGGCGCGCTCTACTACGCCCGCGACGACTGGCTGAGCTCCCCCGCGAGACGCCGTTACTGGCCGGCGTACCGCGAGGCCTACCGCCGCATCGCCGCCAGCGGGCGCGCGGTCGCCGCCGTCTCGCAGGAGATCATCGACCGCATCGAGCCGACGGGACCGCATCGCGTCGTGCCCAACGGAATCGAGCCCCGAGAGTGGCTGGGTCCGCAGCCGACGACTCCGGACTGGCTCACCCGCATCCCCGGCCCCCGCGCGGCCTACCTCGGCACCCTCGATTCCCGCCTCGACATCGACGGGCTCGAGACCCTCGCCGTCGCCCGACCCGATCTGCACATCGTGCTCATCGGCCCGGTGCCCGATCCGACGTACATCCGCTCGCTGCGCGGCCGACCCAACATCCACATCCGCGGTGAAGTGCGACGGCACGAGGTCGTGGCCGTGCTCCGCAACGTGGAGCTGACACTTCTCGCCCACCGGCGCACGCCGCTGACCGAGGCCATGAGCCCGCTCAAGGTGTACGAATACCTCGCCGCCGGCAGGCCGGTGCTCGCCACCGACCTGCGCCCCGTCCGCGGCCTCGGAGACCGAGTGCTCCTGGCCGAATCCGTATCCGACTTCGTCGACCTGCTGGATCCCGCACTGGGAATCGGGCTCCAGGAAGAACCGGCGAGAGCGTCGTACATCGCAGCCAATGCGTGGACGGCGCGACATCGAGAGATCCTGTCGCTCCTGGGCGGCTGA
- a CDS encoding glycosyltransferase — MSTGDVLLVCSGGGHLRQLAGFAERLGYLPENQVWVTFRNALSESLLEGRRVIYAPFTAPRDGKNFAKLVAMSGSVFRHHHFVEAVSTGSSPAVAFLPQAAMRGIPTHYIESAARADGPSMTGKIIARVPRIKTYTQYPAWADEKWQYRGSIFDEYEPGPREVTPRTPRRAVVSVGTQEGYPFTAMIEAIVPLVADMDEVLWQTGDADVAGLDIDARIGVPHAELKAAIRDADVVLTHAGVGAALTALEAGKHPILLPRRAEQHEHIDGHQMQVARELDRRGLATLRLPDALTRDDIVEAAQRSVRVTTPPPFSLLPTGRARVGG; from the coding sequence ATGAGTACTGGGGACGTCTTGCTCGTCTGTTCCGGCGGCGGCCATCTGCGCCAACTCGCCGGATTCGCCGAACGCCTGGGCTACCTGCCCGAGAACCAGGTGTGGGTGACCTTCCGCAACGCGCTCAGCGAGTCACTGCTCGAGGGCCGCCGCGTCATCTATGCGCCGTTCACGGCCCCGCGCGACGGCAAGAACTTCGCCAAGCTCGTCGCGATGTCGGGGTCGGTCTTCCGCCATCACCACTTCGTCGAGGCGGTGAGCACGGGGTCGAGTCCCGCTGTCGCCTTCCTGCCGCAGGCGGCGATGCGGGGCATCCCCACCCACTACATCGAAAGCGCCGCGCGCGCCGACGGACCGTCGATGACGGGGAAGATCATCGCGCGTGTGCCGCGCATCAAGACCTACACCCAGTACCCGGCGTGGGCCGACGAGAAGTGGCAGTACCGCGGGTCGATCTTCGACGAGTACGAGCCGGGACCCCGCGAGGTGACACCGCGGACGCCGCGACGGGCCGTCGTCTCCGTCGGAACGCAGGAGGGATACCCCTTCACCGCGATGATCGAGGCGATCGTGCCGCTCGTGGCCGACATGGACGAGGTGCTCTGGCAGACCGGCGACGCCGATGTGGCCGGACTCGACATCGATGCCCGCATCGGCGTGCCGCACGCGGAGCTGAAGGCCGCGATCCGAGACGCCGACGTCGTTCTCACGCATGCCGGCGTCGGGGCGGCGCTCACCGCCCTCGAGGCAGGCAAGCACCCGATCCTCCTGCCGCGACGCGCCGAGCAGCACGAGCACATCGACGGGCACCAGATGCAGGTGGCGCGGGAGCTCGATCGGCGCGGACTGGCCACCCTGCGGCTTCCGGATGCGCTGACCCGCGACGACATCGTCGAGGCGGCGCAGCGCTCCGTGCGGGTGACGACCCCGCCGCCGTTCTCGCTGCTCCCCACCGGCCGCGCCCGCGTGGGCGGCTGA
- a CDS encoding lipopolysaccharide biosynthesis protein, translating into MSTANLAQKASRGILLTMGGLWGRAGLQMISTIVLARLLTPADFGLIAMVGAVMGIAELVRDFGMTGAIIQAQNLSERVWRSLLWLSAAIGMVLAGIVALCAPLIAALYNEPRLVQITLLMAPGVFLSGLVMPLQARATKELRFGTLASLDVSTMAFGVVVGIVTAFLGWGFWALVAMAGAQFVVRLVVLWAIVRPRFGPPRIVKETWPLLGTGGSIFGAELLGYAEKNLDNVIIGATLGPTALGQYSRAYALFLLPLQQMNGPLGRVALPVLSTLRDEGERYRRYIRSAALVIGYLTLPTYAIAAGVAQPLVLLLLGPGWSTAATIFTLLAIAGFAQAIGRLRTWIYISLGHSHRQFVYDLVARPLIIAGYVFGIWWGGLNGLVITYGVMSLLLLVPGFAFAIRGTFVRGSDIVLPILRPAVMAMVAFVASYFVSRLVPSPVAILEILVGCGAALVCVAPLFLLPGYRRDVARILEFVGRVRAPKTPKQQEEAEAILEEELEPIEPQTFAEAAESEPLRREPEGRAHPRPGEPTAPSASTAASGAGLLRRDLRSRDR; encoded by the coding sequence ATGAGCACGGCGAATCTCGCGCAGAAGGCGAGCCGGGGCATCCTCCTGACGATGGGGGGGCTGTGGGGTCGAGCGGGACTCCAGATGATCTCGACGATCGTGCTGGCCAGGCTGCTCACCCCGGCGGACTTCGGTCTGATCGCGATGGTCGGCGCCGTGATGGGGATCGCGGAGCTCGTGCGCGATTTCGGCATGACCGGCGCGATCATCCAAGCGCAGAACCTCAGCGAACGCGTGTGGCGGAGCCTGCTGTGGCTGTCCGCGGCGATCGGCATGGTGCTCGCCGGCATCGTCGCGCTGTGCGCGCCCCTGATCGCGGCGCTCTACAACGAGCCGCGACTGGTGCAGATCACGCTGCTGATGGCGCCGGGCGTCTTTCTCAGCGGGCTCGTGATGCCTCTGCAGGCGAGGGCGACGAAAGAGCTGCGCTTCGGCACGCTCGCCTCGCTCGATGTCTCCACGATGGCGTTCGGCGTGGTCGTCGGCATCGTCACGGCGTTCCTCGGGTGGGGGTTCTGGGCGCTCGTGGCCATGGCCGGCGCCCAGTTCGTCGTGCGGCTGGTGGTGCTGTGGGCGATCGTGCGACCGCGGTTCGGCCCGCCCCGCATCGTCAAGGAGACGTGGCCCCTGCTCGGCACCGGCGGCAGCATCTTCGGGGCGGAGCTCCTCGGCTACGCCGAGAAGAACCTCGACAACGTCATCATCGGCGCCACTCTCGGTCCGACCGCTCTCGGCCAGTACTCCCGCGCCTATGCGCTGTTCCTGCTGCCCCTGCAGCAGATGAACGGTCCGCTCGGGCGCGTCGCGCTGCCGGTGCTGAGCACCCTCCGCGACGAGGGCGAGCGCTATCGTCGCTACATCCGCAGCGCCGCGCTCGTGATCGGATATCTGACGCTTCCGACCTACGCGATCGCCGCGGGTGTCGCGCAGCCTCTCGTGCTCCTGCTGCTCGGTCCGGGTTGGTCGACGGCCGCGACGATCTTCACCCTCCTCGCCATCGCCGGGTTCGCGCAGGCGATCGGGCGCCTGCGAACCTGGATCTACATCTCGCTCGGGCACTCGCACCGTCAGTTCGTCTACGACCTCGTCGCCCGGCCGCTCATCATCGCCGGCTACGTGTTCGGCATCTGGTGGGGCGGCCTGAACGGCCTGGTCATCACGTACGGGGTGATGAGCCTGCTGCTGCTCGTTCCCGGATTCGCCTTCGCGATCCGCGGCACCTTCGTGCGCGGCAGCGACATCGTGCTGCCGATCCTCCGCCCGGCCGTCATGGCGATGGTCGCGTTCGTCGCGTCGTACTTCGTCTCGCGGCTGGTGCCGAGCCCGGTGGCGATCCTCGAGATCCTGGTCGGATGCGGTGCCGCTCTCGTGTGCGTCGCCCCGCTGTTCCTCCTTCCGGGCTATCGCCGCGACGTCGCGCGCATCCTCGAGTTCGTGGGGCGCGTGCGCGCGCCGAAGACGCCGAAGCAGCAGGAGGAGGCGGAGGCGATCCTCGAGGAGGAGCTCGAGCCGATCGAGCCGCAGACCTTCGCCGAGGCGGCGGAGAGTGAGCCGCTGCGGCGGGAGCCGGAGGGCCGTGCCCACCCGCGGCCCGGGGAACCGACCGCACCGTCCGCATCGACGGCAGCGTCCGGTGCCGGCCTCCTGCGCCGGGACCTGCGCAGCCGCGACCGGTGA